The following are from one region of the Pseudazoarcus pumilus genome:
- the tal gene encoding transaldolase — protein MNPLLQVKAQGQQVWLDNLSRTLLNDGHLARMIADDGVSGITTNPAIFHKAIADGRYYEDDLTALRREALDAETRYERLAIVDVQRACDLLLPVWDGAQGNAGYVSLEVSPALAHDAPGTIAAGERLARAVERPNLLIKVPATAAGLDAIEGLVARGISVNVTLMFSLAHVDAVGAAYARGIRSLIAAGGDVRRVMSVASLFLSRVDTLIDQRLETIGSDAALALRGMTAVSLAKLSYQHYLDRFHGAAFADAKAAGARPQYMLWASTSTKNPAYQDLLYVEPLIGPETVNTLPDATLAALRDHGRVERSIDRDVDAANAHFEALAALGVDLTEAGETLQREGLEQFDTAFAKLLELTA, from the coding sequence ATGAATCCGCTCCTCCAGGTAAAGGCTCAGGGCCAGCAGGTCTGGCTCGACAATCTCTCGCGCACGCTGCTCAACGACGGTCATCTCGCGCGCATGATCGCCGACGATGGTGTCAGTGGCATCACGACCAATCCGGCGATCTTCCACAAGGCCATCGCCGACGGCCGCTATTACGAGGACGACCTGACCGCTCTGCGCCGCGAGGCGCTCGACGCCGAGACGCGCTATGAGCGGCTGGCGATCGTCGACGTGCAGCGCGCCTGCGACCTGCTGCTGCCGGTGTGGGACGGCGCACAGGGCAACGCCGGCTACGTCAGTCTGGAGGTGTCGCCGGCACTCGCGCACGATGCGCCCGGCACCATCGCCGCGGGCGAGCGTCTGGCGCGGGCGGTCGAACGCCCCAACCTGTTGATCAAGGTGCCGGCCACCGCCGCCGGACTGGACGCGATCGAGGGCCTGGTGGCGCGCGGCATCAGCGTCAATGTCACGCTGATGTTCTCGCTAGCGCACGTCGATGCGGTCGGCGCGGCCTACGCACGCGGCATCCGCTCGCTGATCGCCGCCGGCGGCGACGTGCGCCGTGTGATGTCGGTCGCCAGTCTGTTCCTGTCGCGCGTCGACACGCTCATCGACCAGCGCCTGGAAACCATCGGCAGCGATGCAGCCCTGGCGCTGCGCGGCATGACGGCGGTGTCGCTCGCCAAGCTGTCCTACCAGCATTACCTGGACCGCTTTCACGGCGCGGCCTTCGCCGACGCCAAGGCTGCCGGGGCGCGACCACAATACATGCTGTGGGCCAGCACCAGCACCAAGAACCCGGCCTATCAGGACCTGCTCTACGTCGAGCCGCTGATCGGCCCGGAGACGGTCAACACGCTGCCCGACGCCACGCTCGCTGCGCTGCGCGACCATGGGCGCGTCGAGCGCAGCATCGATCGCGACGTGGACGCCGCAAACGCACATTTCGAGGCGCTCGCCGCACTCGGGGTGGATCTGACCGAAGCCGGAGAGACCCTGCAGCGCGAGGGCCTGGAGCAGTTCGATACGGCTTTCGCCAAGCTGCTCGAGCTGACCGCCTGA
- a CDS encoding superoxide dismutase — MEHTLPPLPYAKNALAPHISEETMEFHYGKHHQTYVTNLNKLVDGTEYANLDLEAIVKKAPAGGVYNNAAQIWNHTFFWHCMKPNGGGEPSGALGDAIKNKWGSFEDFKKAFAASAAGNFGSGWTWLVKKADGSVDIVNMGPAGTPLTTADKPLLCIDVWEHAYYIDYRNKRPDFIAAFLNHLANWDFAAQNYAS, encoded by the coding sequence ATGGAACATACGCTTCCGCCGCTTCCCTATGCCAAGAACGCCCTCGCCCCCCACATTTCCGAGGAGACGATGGAGTTCCACTACGGCAAGCACCACCAGACCTACGTCACCAACCTGAACAAGCTGGTCGACGGCACGGAATACGCGAACCTCGATCTCGAGGCCATCGTCAAGAAGGCGCCGGCCGGCGGCGTCTACAACAACGCGGCCCAGATCTGGAACCACACCTTCTTCTGGCACTGCATGAAGCCCAACGGCGGCGGTGAGCCGAGCGGCGCCCTGGGCGACGCGATCAAGAACAAGTGGGGCTCCTTCGAGGACTTCAAGAAGGCCTTCGCCGCCTCGGCCGCCGGCAACTTCGGTTCGGGCTGGACGTGGCTGGTCAAGAAGGCCGACGGTTCGGTCGACATCGTCAACATGGGCCCGGCCGGCACGCCGCTGACCACCGCCGACAAGCCGCTGCTCTGTATCGACGTGTGGGAGCACGCCTACTACATCGACTACCGCAACAAGCGCCCGGACTTCATCGCGGCCTTCCTGAACCATCTGGCCAACTGGGATTTCGCCGCGCAGAACTACGCGAGCTGA
- the xseA gene encoding exodeoxyribonuclease VII large subunit, whose protein sequence is MPRPDLPDRPLAVGELNRFARVCLEGAFPLLRVTGEVSNIARPASGHLYFTLKDERAQVRCAMWRSRAQTLPFRLADGMRVEARAQVTLYEPRGEFQLTVEGLRAAGAGDLYEAFLRLKARLEAEGLFDAATRRALPLYPRRIGVVSSHAAAAWQDVLAALARRAPGIGIVLYPSLVQGEGAGAQLAAAVNTASARADRDGIDALLVVRGGGSLEDLWAFNDEALARAIRACAVPVVSGVGHETDVTIADFAADLRAPTPTAAAELVSAGYHAAAERLDALARTLPAEMLRHLGTAAQRVDRAALRLVHPRERLARSRETTTRLATALSAALARRLERERGRLDTLALRLRTARPRLDERNARCAGLGERLTRAGEAVVLRRRERLDALAGILTSLSPQATLSRGFAIVRDAHGNIVREAASVVAGDAIAVELGSGSLDAEVTASHSEVGPGLSSGR, encoded by the coding sequence ATGCCCCGCCCCGACCTGCCCGACCGCCCGCTTGCCGTCGGAGAACTCAACCGCTTCGCCCGCGTATGCCTCGAAGGCGCATTCCCGCTGCTGCGCGTCACCGGCGAAGTCTCCAACATCGCGCGCCCGGCCTCGGGCCACCTGTACTTCACGCTCAAGGACGAGCGCGCGCAGGTACGCTGCGCGATGTGGCGCAGCCGCGCACAAACCCTGCCCTTCCGGCTGGCCGACGGAATGCGCGTCGAGGCACGCGCGCAGGTCACGCTGTATGAACCACGCGGCGAGTTCCAGCTCACCGTCGAGGGTCTGCGCGCCGCGGGCGCCGGCGATCTGTACGAAGCCTTCCTGCGCCTGAAGGCGCGCCTCGAAGCCGAAGGCCTGTTCGATGCCGCGACCCGGCGTGCGCTGCCACTCTATCCACGCCGCATCGGCGTGGTCAGCTCGCACGCAGCGGCCGCCTGGCAGGACGTTCTGGCCGCGTTGGCGCGGCGCGCCCCCGGCATCGGCATCGTGCTCTACCCGTCGCTGGTCCAGGGCGAGGGCGCGGGCGCGCAGCTGGCCGCAGCCGTGAACACGGCTTCGGCGCGCGCGGATCGGGACGGCATCGACGCCCTGCTCGTAGTGCGCGGCGGCGGCAGCCTGGAAGACCTGTGGGCCTTCAACGACGAGGCCCTGGCACGGGCGATTCGCGCATGCGCGGTGCCGGTCGTCAGCGGCGTCGGGCACGAGACCGACGTCACCATCGCCGACTTCGCCGCCGACCTGCGCGCACCCACGCCGACGGCCGCGGCCGAACTGGTCAGCGCCGGTTATCACGCGGCGGCGGAACGCCTCGACGCACTCGCGCGCACGCTGCCCGCCGAGATGCTGCGACACCTCGGCACCGCCGCCCAGCGCGTGGACCGCGCGGCCCTGCGGCTGGTACATCCGCGTGAGCGCCTGGCACGCTCGCGCGAGACGACGACGCGACTGGCGACGGCCCTGAGTGCCGCGCTGGCGCGCCGCCTCGAGCGCGAGCGCGGCCGCCTCGACACGCTGGCGCTGCGCTTGCGCACGGCGCGCCCGCGCCTTGATGAGCGCAACGCGCGTTGCGCGGGCCTGGGCGAGCGTCTGACGCGCGCCGGCGAGGCCGTGGTGCTGCGCCGTCGCGAACGACTCGACGCACTCGCCGGCATCCTCACCTCGCTCTCGCCGCAGGCCACGCTCTCGCGCGGCTTCGCCATCGTGCGCGACGCCCACGGGAACATCGTGCGCGAAGCGGCGTCCGTCGTCGCGGGCGACGCCATCGCGGTCGAACTCGGCAGTGGCAGCCTGGACGCCGAAGTCACCGCCAGCCATTCCGAAGTGGGCCCGGGATTGTCCTCGGGCCGCTAA
- a CDS encoding TAXI family TRAP transporter solute-binding subunit — translation MTLNRILSACALALLAPLAAAQQQLSIATGGTGGTYYPLGGGIAELINKHIPGYKAVAEVTGASVENMGLVARRDSDVAFALADTVYQAYAGTGRFDGRKLPVRAIGSVYPNAVQIVTMADSGIKSLQDLKGKRVSVGAPGSGTEVNAKALLEANGISYDDMTTQRLNFNETADALRDGQIDAGFWSVGPPTSSILNLATTHEIALISLSDEEVANARKADPVFAPYTLRAGLYDKVDEPVKTIGIPNVLVVNAEMSDDLAHAITKVIFEKTDELIAIHPAANDTTVEFSLGSTPIPLHPGAARFYTEAGHTVPDNLKP, via the coding sequence ATGACACTGAACCGCATTCTCAGCGCATGTGCGCTGGCGCTGCTCGCGCCGCTCGCGGCCGCCCAGCAGCAACTGTCGATTGCGACCGGCGGCACCGGCGGGACCTACTACCCGCTCGGCGGCGGCATTGCCGAACTGATCAACAAGCACATTCCGGGTTACAAGGCGGTGGCCGAGGTCACCGGGGCATCGGTCGAGAACATGGGTCTGGTCGCGCGTCGTGACTCCGACGTGGCCTTCGCCTTGGCCGACACCGTGTATCAGGCCTATGCCGGTACGGGCCGCTTCGATGGTCGCAAACTGCCGGTGCGTGCCATCGGTTCGGTCTATCCGAACGCCGTGCAGATCGTCACGATGGCTGATTCGGGCATCAAGTCACTGCAGGATCTCAAGGGCAAGCGGGTGTCCGTGGGCGCGCCGGGCAGTGGCACCGAGGTCAACGCCAAGGCGCTGCTCGAAGCCAACGGCATCAGCTACGACGACATGACGACGCAGCGGCTGAACTTCAACGAGACCGCCGATGCGCTGCGTGACGGTCAGATCGATGCCGGCTTCTGGAGTGTCGGCCCGCCGACCAGTTCCATCCTCAACCTCGCCACAACGCACGAGATCGCGCTGATCTCGCTGAGCGACGAGGAAGTGGCCAATGCGCGCAAGGCCGATCCGGTGTTCGCGCCGTACACGCTGCGCGCCGGCCTGTACGACAAGGTCGACGAACCGGTCAAGACCATCGGCATCCCCAACGTGCTCGTTGTCAACGCCGAGATGTCCGACGATCTGGCCCACGCGATCACCAAGGTCATCTTCGAGAAGACCGACGAGCTCATCGCCATCCATCCGGCGGCCAACGACACCACGGTGGAGTTCAGCCTGGGGTCCACGCCGATTCCGCTGCACCCCGGTGCCGCGCGTTTCTACACCGAAGCCGGACATACGGTTCCGGACAACCTCAAGCCCTGA
- a CDS encoding DUF1850 domain-containing protein, whose translation MAWRLPCVLIALACASPADAGGAALEVRGADGTLAVHRPIDEGVRWCLVWNHSVAGFAVHDCFAWSGGQLVLEHSHQPDFAAGLGHIPGRGVMHSDGAGGYRIEHIDQPIAGNALRLRVGSAAVDHRIAIDGEVHSLSRTLAGRAAVMRIVEP comes from the coding sequence ATGGCGTGGCGGCTGCCCTGCGTGCTGATCGCGCTCGCTTGCGCCTCGCCGGCCGATGCCGGTGGGGCCGCACTCGAGGTGAGGGGTGCCGACGGCACGCTCGCCGTTCATCGACCGATCGACGAGGGTGTGCGCTGGTGCCTGGTCTGGAATCACTCGGTTGCCGGCTTCGCCGTGCATGACTGCTTCGCCTGGAGCGGCGGCCAACTGGTACTCGAACACAGCCACCAACCCGACTTCGCGGCCGGCCTGGGGCACATCCCGGGCCGCGGAGTGATGCATTCGGACGGGGCAGGCGGTTACCGCATCGAACACATCGACCAGCCGATCGCCGGCAACGCCTTGCGTCTGCGGGTCGGATCGGCCGCGGTCGACCATCGCATCGCGATCGACGGCGAAGTGCATTCGCTGAGTCGCACACTGGCCGGACGCGCGGCGGTGATGCGCATCGTCGAACCATGA
- a CDS encoding TRAP transporter permease: protein MSEPHEPAKPGFGMGPAQPRTVIWLITVIAVALSLFQMYTAGIQSLGLFYQRSIHLAGIMMLAFLMFPVFGERGRRGVLGGAIDTVFFGCAVLTGFYLSFYLDDIINRAGFWTHTDIVVGCIAVVTVLEASRRAVGLGLTIIGIVAVLYAFAGPRGDLPWLGEWLPGILAHRGYSLDRVIGQLYLGQEGLFGLPLGVAATFIFVFVLFGAFLEVTGAGRFFIDLAYAATGRQRGGPAKAAVIASAGMGSISGSAIANVVTTGAFTIPLMKRLGYRPEQAGGVEAAASTGGQIMPPLMGAGAFLIAEYTRVPYIEIVKVSILPAIMYFATVYLFVHIIAIKQGMKGMPASELPSMREVMRSGWHFLVPLAVLIWLLAMHTSPMRVGFFAVISVVAVAVARHLFWMFVFAPRQGEPVTGAALREALLRGWNGLIHGLSLGARNAVAVSMACAVAGIIVGVVGLTGLGLKFSSMMMAFSGGNIVLALLLVIIASLVLGMGLPVTAAYIVLIVLVGPALTSEFGIPLLIAHLVVFWYSQDSNVTPPVALAGFAGAAIAGAKPMATSMQAWKFAKGLYLIPCFMVFNPEIILGGPWEIVAWNVVIAFVALAAFAAALEGYLFAPMDGVSRVLIVPATVAIFYPDFTVEAAGLVTLIAVLGFNAWQGRRHAATA, encoded by the coding sequence ATGAGCGAACCGCATGAGCCGGCCAAGCCCGGCTTCGGCATGGGACCGGCGCAACCGCGTACGGTGATCTGGCTGATCACGGTGATCGCGGTCGCGCTCTCGCTGTTCCAGATGTACACCGCGGGCATCCAGTCCCTGGGCCTGTTCTACCAGCGCAGCATCCATCTGGCCGGCATCATGATGCTGGCCTTCCTGATGTTTCCGGTGTTCGGCGAGCGCGGCCGCCGCGGCGTGCTCGGCGGGGCGATCGACACCGTGTTCTTCGGCTGTGCGGTGCTCACCGGTTTCTACCTGAGCTTCTACCTCGACGACATCATCAACCGCGCGGGTTTCTGGACGCACACCGACATCGTGGTCGGCTGCATCGCCGTGGTCACCGTGCTGGAAGCCAGCCGGCGTGCGGTCGGCCTGGGCCTGACCATCATCGGCATCGTCGCCGTGCTCTACGCCTTCGCCGGTCCGCGCGGCGACCTGCCGTGGCTGGGCGAGTGGCTGCCGGGCATCCTCGCGCACCGTGGCTACAGCCTCGATCGCGTGATCGGCCAGCTCTACCTCGGGCAGGAGGGCTTGTTCGGCCTGCCGCTCGGGGTCGCGGCGACCTTCATCTTCGTCTTCGTGCTTTTCGGCGCCTTTCTCGAAGTGACCGGTGCCGGGCGCTTCTTCATCGATCTGGCCTACGCCGCCACCGGGCGCCAGCGCGGCGGTCCGGCCAAGGCGGCGGTGATCGCCTCGGCCGGCATGGGTTCGATCTCGGGCAGCGCGATCGCCAACGTCGTGACCACCGGCGCGTTCACCATCCCGCTGATGAAACGGCTCGGCTACCGGCCGGAACAGGCCGGCGGCGTCGAGGCCGCAGCCAGCACGGGCGGGCAGATCATGCCGCCGCTGATGGGGGCGGGCGCCTTCCTGATCGCCGAATACACGCGCGTGCCCTACATCGAGATCGTCAAGGTCAGCATCCTGCCGGCGATCATGTACTTCGCCACCGTCTACCTGTTCGTTCACATCATCGCGATCAAGCAGGGCATGAAGGGCATGCCCGCATCCGAACTGCCCTCGATGCGCGAGGTGATGCGCAGCGGCTGGCATTTCCTGGTGCCGCTGGCGGTGTTGATCTGGCTGCTCGCCATGCATACATCGCCGATGCGCGTGGGCTTCTTCGCGGTGATTTCGGTGGTGGCGGTGGCGGTGGCGCGGCACCTGTTCTGGATGTTCGTGTTCGCGCCGCGTCAGGGCGAGCCGGTCACCGGCGCGGCACTGCGCGAGGCGCTGCTGCGCGGCTGGAATGGGCTCATCCACGGCCTGTCACTGGGCGCGCGCAACGCGGTGGCGGTGAGCATGGCCTGCGCGGTCGCCGGCATCATCGTCGGCGTCGTCGGCCTGACCGGGCTGGGGCTGAAGTTCTCGTCGATGATGATGGCGTTCTCCGGGGGCAACATCGTGCTCGCGCTGCTGCTGGTCATCATCGCCAGTCTGGTCCTGGGCATGGGCCTGCCGGTGACGGCGGCCTACATCGTGCTGATCGTGCTGGTCGGGCCGGCGCTCACCAGCGAATTCGGCATCCCGCTGCTGATCGCGCATCTAGTGGTGTTCTGGTACTCGCAGGATTCCAACGTTACGCCACCGGTGGCGCTGGCGGGCTTCGCCGGGGCGGCGATCGCGGGTGCGAAACCGATGGCCACCAGCATGCAGGCGTGGAAGTTCGCCAAGGGCCTGTACCTGATCCCGTGCTTCATGGTGTTCAACCCGGAGATCATCCTCGGTGGTCCGTGGGAGATCGTCGCGTGGAACGTCGTCATCGCCTTCGTCGCGCTGGCCGCGTTCGCCGCCGCGCTCGAGGGCTACCTGTTCGCGCCCATGGATGGGGTCTCGCGCGTGCTCATCGTGCCGGCCACGGTGGCGATCTTCTATCCGGACTTCACGGTCGAGGCGGCCGGTCTGGTCACGTTGATCGCGGTGCTCGGCTTCAACGCCTGGCAGGGGCGCCGGCATGCGGCGACGGCCTGA
- a CDS encoding MotA/TolQ/ExbB proton channel family protein, with product MIAIIEASGWPIWPLLLTSIIAVALIIERSISLRRSRVVPDGLLDRVLDDLARNGANPGMADRVAAHSPLGRVLAAGLRNVNASREVMKEAIEETGRAVSHDLGRYMTTLGTIAAVSPLLGLFGTIVGMIDIFASQGAGGANPQQLSRGISIALNTTGFGLIIAIPATIFWRHFRALVDTFVLDMEQQAIRLVEVVHGERAR from the coding sequence GTGATCGCCATCATCGAGGCTTCGGGCTGGCCCATCTGGCCGCTGCTGCTGACGTCCATCATCGCCGTGGCGCTGATCATCGAACGTTCCATCAGCCTGCGCCGCTCGCGTGTCGTGCCCGACGGTCTGCTCGATCGGGTGCTCGATGATCTGGCGCGCAACGGCGCCAACCCCGGCATGGCCGACCGCGTTGCCGCGCATTCGCCGCTGGGGCGCGTGCTGGCGGCCGGCCTGCGCAACGTCAACGCCTCGCGCGAGGTCATGAAGGAAGCCATCGAGGAGACCGGCCGCGCCGTATCCCACGATCTCGGTCGCTACATGACGACGCTGGGCACCATCGCCGCGGTCAGCCCGCTGCTCGGCCTGTTCGGCACCATCGTCGGCATGATCGACATCTTCGCCTCGCAGGGCGCGGGCGGCGCCAACCCGCAGCAACTGTCGCGTGGCATCTCGATCGCGCTCAACACCACCGGCTTCGGCCTCATCATCGCGATTCCGGCGACCATCTTCTGGCGCCACTTCCGCGCGCTGGTCGACACCTTCGTGCTCGACATGGAGCAGCAGGCGATCCGTCTGGTCGAGGTCGTGCACGGCGAGCGGGCGCGCTGA
- a CDS encoding ExbD/TolR family protein, whose product MNFQRGVQHEQPEVSLIPLIDVVLVIIIFLMLTTTFTRISGLQINLPTGDGRVAEQAPQEISVAVTAAGDVIVDGRAVGARDIVAIARALGQAVPPDEPDPIVVISADAQSSHQSVVDVMQAAQRAGLARITFSVQTPEQ is encoded by the coding sequence ATGAACTTTCAGCGCGGCGTGCAGCACGAGCAGCCGGAGGTCAGCCTGATTCCGCTGATCGACGTGGTGCTGGTGATCATCATCTTCCTGATGCTGACCACCACCTTCACCCGCATCTCCGGGCTGCAGATCAACCTTCCGACCGGTGACGGGCGCGTCGCCGAACAGGCCCCGCAGGAGATCTCGGTGGCGGTGACGGCCGCGGGCGACGTGATCGTCGACGGGCGCGCGGTCGGCGCGCGCGACATCGTCGCGATCGCGCGTGCGCTGGGCCAGGCGGTGCCGCCCGACGAGCCCGATCCCATCGTCGTGATCAGCGCCGACGCCCAGTCCAGTCACCAGAGCGTGGTGGACGTGATGCAGGCGGCGCAGCGCGCCGGACTGGCGCGGATCACCTTCTCGGTGCAGACACCCGAGCAATGA
- the lpxK gene encoding tetraacyldisaccharide 4'-kinase, which produces MNACPPEFWRRRGVPALALLPLAGVFAALAALRRTAYRRGWLKSEVSGVPLIVVGNIAVGGSGKTPVVQWLVDVLRAAGFTPGIVSRGHGGSERGPAPVPADGGAARFGDEPVLLARESGAPLVIGRDRPAAVRRLLEENPQCDVVVADDGLQHYRLSRQIEIVVVDEVQLGNRLRLPAGPLREGLSRLAEADLVLAHGFLSSSVRGAAAEVPIFDMVLQGEELVSMDGTRRIALAEFAGRRVHAVAGIGRPQRFFEHLSRAGLEVVGHAFPDHHAYRPEDLTMAPREPKILTAKDAVKCAAFAPPDTWVLPVRACIDAAASQLIVEKLTHGIPPA; this is translated from the coding sequence ATGAATGCCTGTCCCCCCGAGTTCTGGCGCAGACGTGGCGTGCCGGCGCTGGCCCTGCTGCCACTGGCAGGCGTTTTCGCCGCGCTCGCCGCGCTGCGCCGCACGGCCTACCGGCGCGGATGGCTCAAGTCCGAGGTTTCAGGTGTTCCGCTGATCGTGGTCGGCAACATCGCCGTCGGCGGCAGCGGCAAGACGCCGGTGGTGCAGTGGCTGGTCGATGTCCTGCGCGCCGCCGGATTCACGCCTGGCATCGTCAGTCGCGGTCATGGCGGCAGCGAGCGCGGTCCCGCGCCGGTGCCGGCCGATGGCGGTGCGGCGCGTTTCGGCGACGAGCCGGTGCTGCTCGCGCGCGAGAGCGGTGCGCCGCTGGTGATCGGGCGTGACCGCCCCGCGGCCGTGCGCAGGCTGCTCGAAGAGAATCCGCAGTGCGATGTGGTGGTCGCCGACGACGGCCTGCAACATTATCGGCTGTCGCGCCAGATCGAGATCGTCGTGGTCGACGAGGTCCAGCTGGGTAATCGCCTGCGCCTGCCGGCCGGGCCGTTGCGCGAGGGACTGTCGCGTCTGGCCGAGGCGGACCTTGTGCTTGCGCACGGATTCTTGTCGTCGTCGGTGCGCGGCGCCGCCGCCGAAGTGCCGATCTTCGACATGGTGCTGCAAGGCGAGGAGCTGGTATCGATGGACGGCACGCGGCGCATTGCGCTGGCGGAGTTCGCCGGCCGTCGCGTGCATGCGGTGGCCGGCATCGGCCGTCCACAGCGCTTCTTCGAGCATCTCTCGCGTGCCGGCCTCGAGGTGGTCGGGCATGCCTTTCCGGACCATCACGCCTACCGGCCCGAAGACCTGACGATGGCGCCCCGTGAGCCGAAAATCCTGACCGCCAAGGATGCGGTAAAATGCGCCGCATTCGCGCCGCCGGACACCTGGGTGTTGCCGGTGCGCGCATGCATCGACGCGGCGGCGTCGCAACTCATCGTGGAGAAGCTGACGCATGGAATCCCGCCTGCTTGA
- a CDS encoding Trm112 family protein, translated as MESRLLEILVCPLCKGPLDYLRDEQELVCKGDRLAFPVRDGIPVMLEDEARVMSAEEVEAVRKRRA; from the coding sequence ATGGAATCCCGCCTGCTTGAAATCCTGGTCTGCCCGCTGTGCAAAGGGCCGCTGGACTATCTGCGTGACGAGCAGGAACTGGTCTGCAAGGGCGACCGCCTGGCTTTCCCGGTGCGCGACGGCATCCCCGTGATGCTCGAGGACGAGGCGCGGGTGATGAGCGCCGAGGAGGTCGAGGCGGTGCGGAAGCGTCGCGCATGA